A window of the Hypomesus transpacificus isolate Combined female chromosome 8, fHypTra1, whole genome shotgun sequence genome harbors these coding sequences:
- the zgc:111976 gene encoding mediator of RNA polymerase II transcription subunit 1, with amino-acid sequence MDKSRGDPKPCEPLVRCLKRLHEVLNVSVSTLSCMVSRLEMVAKQRGMGSYLSPSETTCYLTADLFYLEVLLLTGGGVEDVKVAQHGEAPVSSESLLKLLRSQRFEEFSGKLEGLASLYNIPGDNETKVKIFTSLQHLGRDLQKISHLPRALKEYDPQVDIILNGRLGYLTVGREGCPMSIQFFVSPSDILLGLLGPERESVGQVTLVTVGPSESTHKLQMTSLLPQPPQLDSQGDPVFSPLSEATCEALPAYFLLKLQQPLPVLSAFINKINQITGVAIPEPDLQWAPLPQLLMELSGAGGKDGGETLSGPESDTFFIVSLPGEVHSYVVPGTAWAGGTGKGAMVGSIPFTHPAHVPALLEVLRHQCTINTLLASCGTATRRSPGSACDLYCEVLPVCESSFSVTFHLSESDSLAVLVVNVEDPQHLRCSLFASGLEHSPMDEYISKVLKRCLSIPVTMRALNGKLDKRMIPQTPPARVTPLAGATSSVLVSLDAVSPSVTEPGRVQSPPSATISQSVPGADAMAAVSASEYYLMSVTASQPVSDSNTSLPANPYPCVSVGVCPSHWIASSNHLPELI; translated from the exons ATG GATAAGTCCAGAGGTGACCCCAAACCCTGTGAGCCACTGGTTAGATGTCTGAAAAGACTCCATGAAGTACTCAATG TGTCAGTGTCCACTCTGAGTTGCATGGTGTCCCGTTTGGAGATGGTCGCCAAACAAAGAGG AATGGGGTCCTACCTGAGTCCCAGTGAGACCACCTGCTACCTGACGGCCGACCTGTTCTACCTGGAGGTGCTGCTCCTgacaggtggaggggtggaggatgtTAAAGTGGCCCAGCATGGAGAAGCTCCTGTG TCAAGTGAGTCCCTTCTAAAGCTGCTGAG GTCACAGAGATTTGAAGAATTCTCGGGGAAGCTTGAAGGCCTTGCGTCCCTCTACAACATACCCGGAGACAA TGAGACCAAAGTCAAGATATTCACATCGCTGCAGCACCTAGGGAGAGATCTGCAGAAGATATCACATTTGCCAAG aGCACTGAAGGAGTATGATCCTCAAGTGGACATCATTCTCAATGGCAGACTTGGGTATCTGACTGTGGGCAGAGAAG GCTGTCCAATGAGCATTCAGTTCTTCGTGAGTCCTTCAGACATCCTCCTGGGGTTGTTAGGACCAG agagagagagtgttggcCAGGTGACTCTGGTGACAGTGGGACCCAGTGAGTCCACCCACAAACTCCAGATGACATCACTGCTCCCACAACCACCTCAGCTTGACTCTCAAGG TGACCCAGTGTTCAGCCCTCTGAGTGAGGCGACATGTGAGGCTCTGCCCGCCTACTTCCTTCTTAAGCTGCAACAGCCGCTGCCTGTGCTCTCTGCTTTTATCAACAAGATCAACCAAATCACAG GTGTTGCCATACCAGAACCCGACCTGCAGTGGGCGCCCTTACCCCAGTTGCTGATGGAGTTATCAGGGGCAGGGGGAAAGGACGGGGGTGAAACATTATCTGGGCCAGAGTCAGACACCTTCTTCATTGTG tcGCTTCCTGGCGAAGTGCACAGCTATGTGGTCCCAGGCACTGCATGGGCTGGAGGGACTGGTAAAGGGGCCATGGTGGGCAGCATCCCCTTCACCCACCCTGCCCACGTCCCTGCCCTGCTGGAAGTCCTGCGCCATCAGTGTACCATCAACACCCTGCTGGCCAGCTGTGGGACCGCGACCCGGCGCAGCCCAG GATCGGCGTGTGATCTGTACTGCGAGGTCCTTCCAGTGTGCGAGTCCAGCTTCTCTGTGACCTTTCACCTTTCTGAGAGTGACTCTCTTGCTGTGT TGGTTGTAAATGTGGAAGACCCCCAACATCTTAGATGCAGCCTGTTTGCGTCAGGATTAGAACACTCACCCATGGATGAATATATCTCTAAAGTCCTAAAGAG ATGTCTGTCCATCCCGGTGACCATGAGGGCGTTAAATGGGAAGCTGGACAAAAGAATGATTCCCCAGACTCCGCCCGCCCGTGTCACTCCCCTGGCAGGTGCCACTTCGTCTGTCCTCGTGTCCCTGGACGCCGTCAGCCCCAGTGTCACTGAACCCGGCCGTGTCCAGTCTCCTCCCTCCGCCACCATCTCCCAGAGTGTACCTGGAGCAGATGCCATGGCTGCGGTGTCTGCCTCCGAGTATTATCTCATGTCTGTAACCGCATCTCAGCCTGTTTCTGATTCCAATACAAGCCTTCCTGCCAACCCTTacccctgtgtctctgtgggtgtgtgtccttCGCACTGGATAGCCAGCAGCAACCACCTTCCAGAACTCATCTAG
- the ralaa gene encoding ras-related protein Ral-A, which yields MAAAKPKGQNSLALHKVIMVGSGGVGKSALTLQFMYDEFVEDYEPTKADSYRKKVVLDGEEVQIDILDTAGQEDYAAIRDNYFRSGEGFLCVFSITELESFAATADFREQILRVKEDENVPFLLVGNKSDLEDRRQVSAEEAKTRAEQWGVCYVETSAKTRANVDKVFFDLMREIRARKMEDGKEKNGKKKSKSLAKRIRERCCIL from the exons ATGGCAGCTGCAAAGCCAAAGGGACAGAACTCCCTGGCCCTTCACAAAGTGATCATGGTGGGCAGCGGAGGAGTGGGGAAGTCTGCCCTCACTCTGCAGTTCATGTATGACGAG TTTGTGGAAGATTATGAACCAACCAAAGCTGATAGCTACAGGAAGAAAGTTGTGCTGGACGGGGAGGAGGTCCAGATAGACATCCTGGACACAGCGGGACAGGAGGACTATGCCGCCATTCGGGATAACTACTTCCGCAGCGGGGAAGGTTTTCTCTGCGTCTTCTCTATCACCGAGCTCGAGTCGTTCGCAGCAACAGCAGATTTCAG AGAGCAGATACTGAGAGTGAAGGAGGACGAGAATGTACCGTTCCTCCTGGTGGGGAACAAGTCTGATCTGGAAGACCGGCGACAGGTGAGCGCTGAAGAGGCCAAAACACGTGCTGAGCAGTGGGGCGTGTGCTATGTAGAGACCTCTGCCAAGACCCGTGCCAACGTCGACAAG GTGTTCTTTGACCTGATGAGAGAAATCCGAGCCAGGAAAATGGAGGACGGCAAAGAGAAAAACggaaaaaagaaaagtaaaagTTTGGCTAAGAGAattagagagagatgctgtattTTATAG
- the LOC124470201 gene encoding F-box/LRR-repeat protein 7-like: MGANNGKQYGSEGKGSSSISSDISSSTDHTPTKAPKNVATTEGSDPSVRTLSTPSPGLILPPSHSPLALPSNGHESTSSSSSAPAETVAMVHSQPGQHTRTRQSKGHHHAAIDLLPDHILLQIFSHLPTNQLCRCARACRRWYNLAWDPRLWATVRLTGELLHADRALRVLTHRLCQDTPNVCLTLETVVVSGCRRLTDRGLHMVAQCCPELRRLEVAGCYNISNEAVFEVVSRCPNLEHLNLSGCSKVTCISLTQEASVQLPPLHGQQISIHFLDMTDCFSLEDEGLRTIASHCPRLTHLYLRRCTRLTDDALRHLALHCPSVRELSLSDCRLVGDFGLREVARLEGCLRYLSVAHCGRITDVGVRYVARYCPRLRYLNARGCEGLTDHGLGHLARSCPKLRSLDVGKCPLVSDSGLEQLAMYCQGLRRLSLRACESVTGRGLRALAANCCELQLLNVQDCEVSPDALRFVRRHCRRCVIEHTNPGFF; encoded by the exons ATGGGTGCGAACAATGGGAAACAGTACGGGAGCGAAG GCAAAGGGAGCTCCAGCATCTCTTCTGACATTAGTTCAAGTACGGATCACACACCGACTAAAGCTCCAAAGAATGTAGCTACCACCGAAG GCTCCGACCCGAGCGTGCGGACCCTAAGCACCCCCAGCCCTGGCCtcatcctgcccccctcccactcccccctaGCCCTCCCCAGCAACGGCCATgagtccacctcctcctcctcctccgccccagcAGAAACAGTTGCCATGGTGCATTCCCAACCgggccaacacacacgcacccgccAATCAAAAGGCCACCACCACGCCGCCATCGACCTCCTCCCCGACCACATCCTCCTGCAGATCTTCAGCCACCTGCCCACCAATCAGCTGTGCCGCTGCGCGCGGGCGTGCCGCCGCTGGTACAACCTGGCGTGGGACCCTCGCCTGTGGGCCACGGTCCGCTTGACCGGGGAGCTGCTCCACGCCGACCGCGCCCTCCGGGTGCTGACTCACCGGCTGTGCCAGGACACCCCCAACGTGTGTCTGACCCTGGAGACGGTGGTGGTGTCTGGCTGCAGGAGGCTCACCGACCGGGGCCTGCACATGGTGGCCCAGTGCTGCCCGGAGCTGCGGCGCCTGGAGGTGGCCGGCTGCTACAACATCTCCAACGAGGCCGTCTTCGAGGTGGTGTCCCGCTGCCCCAACCTGGAGCACCTCAACCTCTCAG GCTGCTCCAAGGTGACCTGCATCAGCCTCACCCAGGAGGCCTCAGTCCAGTTGCCCCCCCTGCACGGCCAGCAGATCTCCATCCACTTCCTGGACATGACCGACTGCTTCTCCCTGGAGGACGAGGGCCTGCGCACCATCGCCTCCCACTGCCCGCGGCTCACCCACCTCTACCTGCGGCGCTGCACGCGGCTGACGGACGACGCGCTACGCCACCTGGCCCTCCACTGCCCCTCGGTGCGCGAGCTCAGCCTCAGCGACTGTCGCCTGGTGGGGGACTTTGGGCTGCGCGAGGTGGCCCGTCTGGAGGGCTGCCTGCGCTACCTGAGCGTGGCGCACTGCGGGCGCATCACCGACGTGGGGGTGCGTTACGTGGCGCGCTACTGCCCGCGGCTCCGCTACCTGAACGCGCGGGGCTGCGAGGGGCTCACGGACCACGGGCTGGGGCACCTGGCGAGGAGCTGCCCCAAGCTGCGCTCCCTGGACGTGGGCAAGTGCCCGCTGGTGTCGGACAGCGGGCTGGAGCAGCTGGCGATGTACTGCCAGGGCCTGAGGAGGCTGAGTCTGAGAGCGTGTGAGAGCGTGACGGGACGGGGGCTGCGCGCGCTGGCTGCCAACTGCTGCGAGCTGCAGCTGCTCAACGTGCAGGACTGTGAGGTGTCGCCGGACGCGCTGCGATTCGTCAGACGACACTGCAGACGTTGTGTCATCGAGCACACAAACCCTGGCTTTTTCTGA